A portion of the Lentimicrobiaceae bacterium genome contains these proteins:
- the ndhC gene encoding NADH-quinone oxidoreductase subunit A has translation MSPQSLILFFIVAVVLVGGAIIFSYFVAPTSYNPQKAESYECGIPTKGITWLQFNVGYYLFAILFLVFDVETVFVFPWAVVMKDLGWVAFIEIVVFLFILGLGLLYAWKKHALIWE, from the coding sequence ATGAGTCCGCAATCGTTAATTTTATTCTTTATTGTAGCCGTTGTACTGGTAGGAGGAGCAATCATTTTTTCCTATTTTGTGGCGCCAACTTCCTATAATCCACAGAAAGCTGAATCCTATGAATGCGGAATTCCTACTAAGGGTATTACATGGCTTCAGTTTAATGTTGGGTATTATCTTTTCGCTATCCTTTTCCTAGTGTTCGACGTAGAAACGGTATTTGTATTTCCCTGGGCAGTAGTGATGAAGGATTTGGGATGGGTAGCATTTATAGAAATTGTAGTTTTTCTTTTCATTTTAGGTTTAGGCTTGCTTTACGCATGGAAAAAACACGCGTTAATATGGGAATAA
- a CDS encoding NADH-quinone oxidoreductase subunit B yields MQYDDFKDNETLEIMKNSGGNILLTTIDDIINWGRSNSIWPLTFATSCCGIEMMATGASRHDFARFGIEVYRASPRQADVIVVAGTIVHKMAPVLKRLYDQMSDPKYVIAMGSCAISGGPFFYNSYSVIRGVEHIIPVDVYVPGCPPRPEALLYGVMQLQRKIKGETISDPRNPMKDYK; encoded by the coding sequence ATGCAATACGACGATTTCAAGGATAACGAAACCCTTGAAATCATGAAAAATTCCGGAGGGAATATACTTTTAACTACTATTGATGATATTATAAATTGGGGAAGATCGAATTCTATTTGGCCTCTCACATTTGCAACGAGTTGCTGCGGTATCGAGATGATGGCTACCGGTGCTTCACGGCATGATTTTGCCCGTTTTGGGATAGAAGTATATCGTGCAAGTCCGCGTCAGGCAGATGTTATCGTTGTAGCAGGAACTATTGTACATAAAATGGCTCCGGTACTTAAGCGATTGTACGACCAAATGTCGGATCCAAAATATGTAATTGCGATGGGTTCCTGTGCTATTTCGGGTGGACCATTTTTTTATAATTCATACTCAGTGATTCGTGGAGTGGAACATATCATTCCCGTAGATGTGTACGTTCCCGGTTGCCCTCCGCGCCCCGAAGCTTTGCTTTACGGTGTAATGCAATTGCAACGAAAAATAAAAGGAGAGACCATCTCCGATCCCCGAAACCCAATGAAAGATTACAAATAA